From the Gallaecimonas kandeliae genome, one window contains:
- a CDS encoding ATP-binding cassette domain-containing protein has product MIKVTGLAKRFAVADPKKLTEEEKMDPRLKGRFFHSVRSIDFECQQGQVLGLLGPNGAGKTTTLRMLSSAIKPDAGSIVVGGIDVVRDPAAARKEIGFLSSSTGLYGRLTAYENVAYFGRMHGLEGEALEQRLAGLFELLDMKAFLHRRADQMSSGMKQRTSIARALVHEPKVLILDEPTTGLDIMATETVLTVVRHLKDKGVPVIFSTHHLDEVAALCDRVVVIDKGETVFNDSLARFAAQNGDLRQALLNLVVSREAA; this is encoded by the coding sequence ATGATCAAGGTAACAGGGCTGGCCAAGCGTTTTGCGGTGGCCGATCCCAAGAAACTCACGGAAGAGGAGAAGATGGACCCCCGCCTCAAGGGCCGTTTCTTCCATTCAGTCCGATCCATCGACTTCGAATGCCAACAGGGCCAGGTGCTGGGTCTGCTGGGCCCCAACGGCGCCGGCAAGACCACGACCTTGCGGATGCTGTCCTCGGCCATCAAGCCGGACGCCGGCAGCATAGTCGTCGGTGGCATCGACGTGGTGCGCGACCCGGCCGCCGCCCGCAAGGAGATAGGTTTCCTTTCCTCCAGCACCGGCCTCTACGGCCGCCTCACCGCCTATGAGAACGTCGCCTACTTTGGCCGTATGCACGGCCTGGAAGGGGAAGCCCTGGAGCAGCGACTGGCCGGGCTCTTCGAGCTCCTGGACATGAAGGCCTTCCTGCACCGCCGCGCCGATCAGATGTCGTCCGGCATGAAGCAGCGCACCTCCATCGCCCGGGCCCTCGTGCATGAGCCCAAGGTCCTTATCCTGGACGAGCCCACCACTGGCCTCGACATCATGGCTACCGAAACGGTGCTGACGGTGGTGCGCCACCTCAAGGACAAGGGCGTGCCGGTGATCTTCTCCACCCACCACCTGGACGAGGTGGCGGCCCTGTGCGACAGGGTGGTGGTCATCGACAAGGGCGAGACGGTGTTCAACGACAGCCTGGCGCGCTTTGCCGCCCAGAATGGCGACCTGCGCCAGGCCTTGTTGAATCTGGTGGTGAGCAGGGAGGCGGCCTGA
- a CDS encoding ABC transporter permease, which yields MWTLYRKELLELVRDRKTLFFAIAMPLLIFPLIFGGIGFITAKQIKKAETQELRIAFTRELPEVAAAFTAKDNFKVLKGVDLSDIRGAIRGDKVDVVLVVPAEYDGKQPSQSQWQLYFNDASSIKSVMSRVEKALAPLEDSLKSRYAGGLGISEQVRLALAEPFVLKKVSVADKRESIGEHIGGFLPYVLFFTCLMGAMMPAIDLGAGEKERGTLETLLLSPVPRTQLVLGKFLVVFTTAVLASLLSVLSFALWGLLIGQHFAIEAIVKVFSSIGPGDVALVLLMLIPIAAIFASAMLTLSVYARSYKEAQNYMGMLNLPLIMPIVVAMLPGVTLDAHWALVPITNVALAIKEILKGTIDYGLLWLILASTLVIAGLLISFCVYCFRQEKVLFR from the coding sequence ATGTGGACCCTTTACCGGAAAGAACTGCTGGAACTGGTGCGTGACAGGAAGACGCTGTTTTTCGCCATCGCCATGCCGCTGCTGATCTTCCCCCTGATCTTCGGGGGCATAGGCTTCATCACCGCCAAGCAGATCAAGAAGGCCGAGACCCAGGAACTGCGCATCGCCTTCACCCGTGAACTGCCCGAGGTGGCGGCGGCTTTCACCGCCAAGGACAACTTCAAGGTGCTCAAGGGCGTCGACCTGAGCGACATCCGCGGCGCCATCCGCGGTGACAAGGTGGACGTGGTGCTGGTGGTGCCGGCCGAATACGACGGCAAGCAGCCCAGCCAAAGCCAATGGCAGCTCTACTTCAACGACGCCTCCAGCATCAAGTCGGTGATGAGCCGGGTGGAGAAGGCGCTGGCGCCTCTGGAAGACAGCCTCAAGAGCCGTTACGCCGGCGGCCTCGGCATCAGCGAGCAGGTGCGCCTGGCCCTGGCCGAGCCCTTCGTGCTCAAGAAGGTATCGGTGGCGGACAAGCGCGAGTCCATCGGCGAACATATCGGTGGCTTCCTGCCCTATGTGCTCTTTTTCACCTGCCTGATGGGGGCCATGATGCCGGCCATCGATCTTGGCGCCGGTGAAAAGGAGAGGGGCACCCTGGAAACCCTACTGCTGTCGCCTGTGCCGCGCACCCAACTGGTGCTGGGCAAGTTCCTGGTGGTGTTCACCACGGCCGTGCTGGCGTCATTGCTGTCGGTGCTGAGCTTCGCCCTCTGGGGCCTGCTCATAGGCCAGCATTTCGCCATCGAGGCCATCGTCAAGGTGTTCTCCTCCATAGGCCCGGGGGACGTGGCCCTGGTGCTGCTGATGCTGATCCCCATCGCCGCCATCTTCGCCTCCGCCATGCTGACCCTGTCGGTCTATGCCCGCAGCTACAAGGAAGCCCAGAACTACATGGGCATGCTTAACCTGCCGCTGATCATGCCGATAGTGGTGGCCATGCTGCCCGGCGTGACCCTGGACGCCCACTGGGCCCTGGTGCCCATCACCAACGTAGCCCTGGCCATCAAGGAGATATTGAAGGGCACCATAGACTACGGCCTGCTGTGGTTGATCCTGGCCTCCACCCTGGTGATAGCGGGGCTGCTGATCAGCTTCTGCGTCTACTGCTTTAGGCAGGAGAAGGTGTTGTTCCGCTGA